CGGCAGCGCGATGTAGTCCCGGCCGCCATTCCCTTCGACGGTTCGCAACATGCGCCACGCATCGCCCTCGGCCGGGATTTCGACCGCGTACTCGTTCAGATGCCGGCCGGGGGCCCAGTCCAGCACGAGGCCGCCAAGCTCCCGCTCGCCGCCGAAGTCGAGCACGATCCAAGGCCGCCGGTCCTTGTCTCCGCTGGACCAGGACGTCTTGGCGTCGCCGTCCAGCGCCTTCTCCGGCTCGTGACTCCGAACCGATGACGATGCCTTCGCCTGTGGCGGCTGGTCGGAAGGCGGCGGCAGCTCCTTCAGCTCGAGCTGGTCGATCCACACCGACCCCTTGCCACCCTGCCCCGCGGTGATGGCGAACTCGATCGCATTCACCCGCCGGATCTCGCCACCGCCGATGGGCCCCCACGCGAAGCTGATCTGCCGCTTGCGGGTGGTGAGCGTCATCCAGTCACGTGGAAAGACGAAATCGCGGCGATTGCACCACCACACGTTCGCTCCCGTCGAGTCCACCAGCTTGATCTCGAGATTGTTGATCCTGCACTCGCCTCGCAGGCGCACCACGAACGCGTACCGGTCCGGCAGCGTGAGATCCACATCGCGCCGCGCCACCGCGTAGCCTCCGCCGTGCGCGAAGTCGAAGTCGATGCGCAGCGCCTTTCCCTTGGCGCCGGTGTCGGA
The Candidatus Eisenbacteria bacterium genome window above contains:
- a CDS encoding discoidin domain-containing protein, whose protein sequence is SDTGAKGKALRIDFDFAHGGGYAVARRDVDLTLPDRYAFVVRLRGECRINNLEIKLVDSTGANVWWCNRRDFVFPRDWMTLTTRKRQISFAWGPIGGGEIRRVNAIEFAITAGQGGKGSVWIDQLELKELPPPSDQPPQAKASSSVRSHEPEKALDGDAKTSWSSGDKDRRPWIVLDFGGERELGGLVLDWAPGRHLNEYAVEIPAEGDAWRMLRTVEGNGGRDYIALPETDASALRIRALEASGGCALFEAKVQPLDWAATYEKFFQAVAADAPRGSYPRAMAGEQSYWTVVGLDRDPDEALMSEDGAIEAGKRGFSIEPFLLLDGKLRTWADVRTTRRLEDDVLPIPTVRWEVDSV